In Allorhizobium pseudoryzae, the genomic window GGCGCTGGAGGCGGCCCTTTCGCAGATCGAACGCTCCTTCGGGAAGGGTTCGATCATGAAGCTCGGCGCGAACGAGAGCGTGGTCGAGATCGAGACGGTATCGACGGGCTCGCTGAGCCTCGATATCGCGCTCGGCATTGGCGGCCTGCCCAAGGGCCGCATCATCGAGATCTACGGCCCGGAAAGCTCGGGTAAGACCACTCTGGCGCTGCAGACGATTGCGGAAGCCCAGAAGAAGGGTGGCATCTGCGCCTTCGTCGACGCCGAGCACGCGCTTGACCCGGTCTATGCCCGCAAGCTTGGCGTCGATCTGCAGAACCTTCTGATTTCGCAGCCCGATACCGGCGAGCAGGCGCTGGAAATCACCGATACGCTGGTGCGCTCCGGTGCGGTTGACGTTCTCGTCGTCGATTCGGTTGCGGCGCTGACGCCACGGGCCGAAATCGAAGGTGAGATGGGCGACAGCCTGCCGGGTCTGCAGGCGCGACTGATGAGCCAGGCGCTGCGCAAGCTGACCGCCTCGATCTCGCGCTCGAACTGCATGGTCATCTTCATCAACCAGATCCGCATGAAGATCGGCGTGATGTTCGGCTCGCCGGAAACCACGACCGGCGGCAATGCGCTGAAATTCTATGCTTCGGTGCGCCTCGACATTCGCCGCATCGGTGCTGTGAAGGAGCGCGAAGAGGTTGTCGGCAACCAGACCCGCGTCAAGGTCGTCAAGAACAAGATGGCGCCGCCCTTCAAGCAGGTGGAATTCGACATCATGTATGGCGAGGGTGTGTCGAAGACCGGCGAACTGGTCGATCTCGGCGTCAAGGCCGGCATCGTCGAAAAATCCGGCGCCTGGTTCTCCTACAACAGCCAGCGGCTGGGGCAGGGGCGGGAAAATGCGAAGACCTTCCTGCGCGACAATCCGGAAGTGGCGCGTGAGATCGAGCTGTCGCTGCGCCAGAATGCCGGCCTGATCGCCGACCGTTTCCTGCAGAACGGCGGGCCGGATGCCAATGACGGCGATGGGGATGCCGACTCCTGATCGGGCGGATCGTCTCGGATCGAATTTGAAAGCCGGCCGCGCATCGCAGGAAGATGTCCGGTCGGCTTTTGTCGTGCTGGACAGGGTCCGGCTGGAACGATAAAAGCCAGTGGTTTTTGACGCGGTAAAACCGCCCGGGCGGGCGGGGGAACAAGGGCTGTTGCATGAGTGGCGTGAATGAAATCCGGTCGACCTTCCTCGACTACTTTCGGAAAAACGGTCACGAGATCGTTTCCTCGAGCCCGCTCGTGCCGCGCAACGACCCTACATTGATGTTCACCAATGCCGGCATGGTGCAGTTCAAGAATGTCTTCACGGGCCTTGAATCCCGGCCCTACTCCACGGCAACGACCTCGCAGAAGGTCGTGCGCGCCGGCGGCAAGCACAACGATCTCGACAATGTCGGTTACACTGCACGACACCTGACCTTCTTCGAAATGCTCGGCAACTTCTCGTTCGGCGACTATTTCAAGGATCGCGCGATCGAGCTTGCCTGGAACCTCGTGACCAAGGGGTTCGACCTGCCGAAGGACCGGTTGCTCGTGACCGTCTATGCGGACGATGACGAGGCCGCGACGCTCTGGAAGAAGATCGCCGGTCTGTCGGACGACAAGATCATCCGCATCCCGACCTCGGACAATTTCTGGCAGATGGGCGATACCGGTCCCTGCGGTCCGTGTTCGGAAATCTTCATCGATCAGGGCGATCATGTCTGGGGTGGGCCTCCCGGTTCGCCGGAAGAGGATGGCGACCGCTTCCTCGAATTCTGGAACCTCGTTTTCATGCAGTTCGACCAGTCGGCGCCCGGCGAGCGCACGCCGCTGCCGCGGCCGTCGATCGATACCGGCATGGGGCTCGAGCGCATGGCCTGCATCCTGCAGGGGGTCTCCAGCGTGTTCGACACCGACCTCTTCAAGGCGCTGATCGCTGCGACCGAGGATGTCATCGGCGTCAAGGCCGAGGGCGACCAGGCGGCGAGCTTCCGCGTCATTGCCGATCACCTGCGCTCCTCCGCCTTCCTGATTGCCGATGGTGTTCTGCCGTCGAACGAAGGCCGCGGCTACGTGCTGCGCCGGATCATGCGCCGCGCGATGCGCCACATGCAGTTGCTGGGCGCGCGCGAGCCGTTGATGTACCGTGTTCTGCCGGCACTGGTCGGCGAAATGGGCCGCGCCTATCCGGAGCTCGGACGCGCGGAAGCGCTGATTTCGGAAACGCTGAAGCTGGAAGAAGGCAAGTTCCGCACGACGCTTGCCCGTGGTCTGTCGCTGCTCTCTGACGCGACCGAAAGCCTGCACAAGGGCGATTCGCTCGACGGTGAAACGGCCTTCAAGCTGTATGACACCTATGGTTTCCCGCTCGATCTGACGCAGGATGCGCTTCGCGCCCGCGGCATCGGCGTCGATCTGACCGGCTTCAACGACGCCATGCAGCGCCAGAAGGCGGAAGCGCGCGCCAACTGGGCAGGCTCCGGCGAAAAAGCCACCGAAGGCGTGTGGTTCGAACTCAAGGAAAAATTCGGCGCGACCGAATTCCTCGGCTACGACACCGAGAGCGCCGAGGGTGTGGTGCAGGCGATCGTCCGTGACGGCGCCGTTGTGACGGAGGCGAAAGCCGGGGAGAGCGTGCAGATCGTCGTCAACCAGACGCCGTTCTACGGCGAATCCGGCGGCCAGATGGGCGATACCGGCGCCATGTCCACCGATGGCGCCAAGCTTGTCGTGACCGAGACGCAGAAGAAGGGCGAAGGCCTCTTCGTTCATTCGGCAACGGTTTCCGACGGCACGCTGAAGGCCGGTGATGCCGTGGTGCTGACGGTCGATCATAACCGCCGCTCGAAGCTGCGCGCCAATCATTCCGCCACCCACCTGCTGCACGAGGCGCTGCGCGAGGTGCTCGGCACCCATGTGGCACAGAAGGGTTCGCTCGTTGCACCGGAGCGCCTGCGCTTCGACGTCTCGCATCCGAAGCCGATGTCGGCGGAGGAGCTGCAGAAGGTCGAGGAGATGGCGAACGCCATCATCCTGCAGAATGCGCCGGTTACGACGCGCCTGATGAGCGTCGATGACGCAATTGCCGAGGGCGCCATGGCGCTGTTCGGCGAAAAATACGGTGAGGAAGTGCGCGTCGTCTCGATGGGCACCGGTATCGAAGGCTCGAAGGCCGGCAAGGCCTATTCGATCGAACTCTGCGGTGGCACGCATGTGGGTTCGACCGGCGAGATCGGCCTCGTGCGCGTGCTCGGTGAAAGTGCCGTCGGTTCCGGCGTGCGCCGCATCGAGGCGGTGACGGGCGAGGGCGCACGCGCCTATCTTGCCGAGCAGGACGAACGGGTGAAGGCGCTTGCGTCTGCGCTGAAGGTGCAGCCGGCCGAGCTTCTGCCGCGTGTCGAAGCGCTGATGGAAGAGCGCAAGAAGCTGGAAAAGGAACTGGCGGATGCGCGCCGCAAGCTTGCCATGGGCGGCGCCCAGGGCGGTGGCGCGGCTGACGTTCGCGAGATCGGCGGCGTGAAATATCTCGGCAAGGTCGTCACGGGCGTCGATGCCAAGGACCTGAAGGGCCTGGTGGACGAAGCGAAAACGGGCCTTCAATCCGGCGTCGTCCTGCTGATCGCTGTCAGCGAAGACGGCAAGGCCAGTGCCGTGGTGGGTGTGACGGCGGATCTGACGGCGCGTCTGAGCGCCGTGGATCTGGTCCGGGTCGCCTCGGTCGCACTTGGCGGCAAGGGCGGCGGCGGGCGGCCGGACATGGCCCAGGCCGGTGGTCCGGATGGCGACAAGGCGGACGCGGCGATCGAGGCCGTGGCTGCGGCCATCGCCGGCTGAACGCCGATTGTGTGAGGCAGATACGGCAGGGACCGGGGTTTTCACCCGGTTCCTGATCGTAAAGGATGAGGAGGCGCCTGTGACGCTGGAAGTCGTGACCGAGGAAATCGGCAGCGCCGCGGGCGACGAGACCGGCGGCGGGCTGGATAGCCTGCCGGCGGAAGACGCCGGCTTCCTGCACGGGATCTATGCGCAGGCGCCGCAGACGACCGCTTTCAACAAGCTGCGCAAGCGCCTGCTACGCCAGGTGCGCCAGGCGATCGATGATTTCGGCATGCTGAAAGACCAGCGCCGCTGGCTGATCGGGCTTTCCGGCGGCAAGGACAGCTATTCGCTGCTGGCGCTGTTGATGGACCTGCAGTGGCGGGGGCTTTTGCCCGTCGAACTCGTGGCCTGCAATCTGGACCAGGGCCAGCCGAATTTTCCCAAGCACGTGCTGCCGGACTACCTTTCCGGCATCGGCGTCAAGCACCGGATCGAATATCGCGATACCTATTCGGTGGTGAAGGAAAAGGTGCCGGAGGGCGCTACCTATTGTTCGCTCTGTTCACGTCTGCGACGCGGCAATCTTTATCGCATCGCCCGCGAGGAAGCCTGTGAGGCCCTCGTGCTGGGCCATCACCGCGACGACATTCTCGAAACCTTCTTCATGAATCTCTTCCATGGCGGCCGGCTGGCCGGCATGCCGGCAAAGCTTCTGAACGATGAGGGCGATCTCTTCGTGCTGCGGCCGCTCGCCTTTTGTGCGGAAGAGGATCTGGCGAAATTTGCCGCGGCCATGCAGTTCCCGATCATCCCGTGCGACCTCTGCGGCTCGCAGGACGGGCTGCAGCGCAATGCGATGAAGCAGATGCTCTCCACGATGGAGGCGCAGATGCCGGGCCGCAAGGATCGCATGCTGCGGGCGCTTGGCCACGTAAACCCCTCGCATCTGCTCGATCCCAAGCTTTTCGATTTTGCCTCCCTTTCTCCCTCTCCAAAAGACTGAGGTTTTTCAATGCCGATTGATGTAATGGCGCTGGCGGACGTTTTGCGACGGGCTGCCAAGGCGGAAATCCTGCCGCGGTTTCGCCGCCTCAACCTGGGCGATGTGCGCGCCAAGTCGGAAGCGACCGACCTGGTGACCGAGGCGGACGTGAATGCGGAGCGGATGATCCGGGCCGAACTGGAACACCTGATGCCCGAGGCGCTGTTCATCGGCGAGGAATCGGTGGCAGCCGATCCGGCGCTTCTCTCCAGGTTGAAGGATGCGGACCTGGCGGTGATCGTCGATCCGGTGGATGGCACCTTCAACTTCGCTTCCGGCATCCCGGCCTTCGGCGTCATGGCTTCGGTGGTTTACCGGAACGAGACGGTGGCCGGTATCATCTACGATCCGATGGGCGATGACTGGGTCATGGCGGAAAAGGGCAGCGGTGCCTTCCTGCGGCGGCCGGATGGCGATTCGATGCGTCTGTCGGTGGCGGCGGCGAAGCCGCTCGACGCCATGATCGGGATGGCCTCTGCCGGTTACTTCTTCGGCGAACAGCGGGAGAAGATCCTCAGCAACCTCGCCAAGGTGCGGATGTTCGCCTGCTATCGCTGCGCGGCGCACGAATACCGCACGCTGGTCGGCGGGCATGTCGATTTCGTCATGTACAACAAGCTGATGCCCTGGGACCATCTGGCCGGCACGCTGATTGCGCAGGAAGCCGGTGGCCACGCGGCGCGTTTCGACGGCAGCCCGTATCGCCCGACCGACCTGGAGGGTGGGCTGCTGGTGGCCACCAATCCGGAGAGCTGGCGCGAACTGCGCGACCAGATCATCGCCTGAGAGCCGTTCCCCGGCATGTTGCTGAACAGCAGAAAGCCCTGGCATCGAATGGATGCCAGGGCTTTTCTATTGCCAATGCCGGTTCTGTCAGACGCGCGGATTGTGCGCCTGGAAGAGTTTGCCCCGTTCGGCGATCAGCACGAAGAGCAGCCCGACGAAGGAGACCGAACAGAAGCCCGCCACCATCGGCAGTGCCGTGCCGTTGAAGGCCTGGCCGATGACGGCGCCGATCGCAGCGCCGCCGACCGTGCTCATGAAACCGAGCACGGAGGAGGCCGTGCCTGCCACATGGCCGAGCGGCTCCATGGCCAGCGAATTGAAGTTCGCCCCGATCCAGCCGAACATGAACATGGCAAGCCCGAAGAAGCTGATGAACAGCAGGAAGGGCATCGGCTGCGGGCCGATGAGCTGGACGAACAGCCAGAGCACGGTGATCAGGATGAAGGCGAGCAGCGAGGCGTGCGATAGCCGGCGCATGCCGAACCGTCCCACCAGCCGCGCATTGATGAAGGATGCGAGCGACATGAAGGCGGCCACGGCGGCAAAGGCAACCGGAAACCACGGACCCAACCCGTAGATGCCGACATAGACCTGCTGGGCCGAATTGATGAAACCGAACAGGGCGCCGAAGATGAAGGTTGCCGCGATTGTATAGCAGAGCGCGATGCGGTTAGTGAGAACGATGCGGAACCCGTCGATGATCGAAGACACCGTCAGCGGCCTGACGTCATCCGGCGCCAGCGTTTCCGGCAGCCGGATCATCATCCAGGCCAGGATCGCCATCGCCATGACCGCGATGAACAGGAAGATCAGGTGCCAATCCCCGCCCAGCATGATCAGCTGGCCGGTTCCCGGCGCGATGATCGGCACGATCATGAAGACCATCATGATCAACGACATCACTTCGGCCATGGCACGGCCGCCGAAGACGTCGCGCACGATCGACACGGTGATGACGCGTGTGGAGGCGGCACCGGCCCCCTGGATGAAGCGCAAAGCCAGAAGGCCGCCAAACGAGGGGATGGCGACGATGGCAAGCGCACAGATGATGTAGAGCGAAAGCCCGAAGATCATCGGCATGCGCCGCCCGAAACGGTCGGAGATCGGCCCATAGAGCAATTGGGCAAAACCGAAACCGAAGAGATAGGAGGAGACGATGAACTGGCGTTCATTGACATCCTCGACCTTGAGTGCGGCTCCGATTTCCTGGAGCGCCGGCAGCATGATGTCGATGGCGAGCGCATTGAGCGCCATCAGCATGGCCATCATGGCAATGAATTCCGCCTTGCCCATGCCCTTCAGACGGGTTGGGGCGGCGTTTGTAACGGTTGTCACGATCCAAATCCTAAAAATACAAAGGCGCCGCGGGATGGCGGCGCCTCGATCTGTGTCGATTGAAGCCGGACAATCCGGCAAGAGGCCCGGTTACGCAGCGCCGCGAACGGCGATGCCCTGTTCCT contains:
- the recA gene encoding recombinase RecA; the protein is MAQNSLRLVEDKTVDKSKALEAALSQIERSFGKGSIMKLGANESVVEIETVSTGSLSLDIALGIGGLPKGRIIEIYGPESSGKTTLALQTIAEAQKKGGICAFVDAEHALDPVYARKLGVDLQNLLISQPDTGEQALEITDTLVRSGAVDVLVVDSVAALTPRAEIEGEMGDSLPGLQARLMSQALRKLTASISRSNCMVIFINQIRMKIGVMFGSPETTTGGNALKFYASVRLDIRRIGAVKEREEVVGNQTRVKVVKNKMAPPFKQVEFDIMYGEGVSKTGELVDLGVKAGIVEKSGAWFSYNSQRLGQGRENAKTFLRDNPEVAREIELSLRQNAGLIADRFLQNGGPDANDGDGDADS
- the alaS gene encoding alanine--tRNA ligase; translation: MSGVNEIRSTFLDYFRKNGHEIVSSSPLVPRNDPTLMFTNAGMVQFKNVFTGLESRPYSTATTSQKVVRAGGKHNDLDNVGYTARHLTFFEMLGNFSFGDYFKDRAIELAWNLVTKGFDLPKDRLLVTVYADDDEAATLWKKIAGLSDDKIIRIPTSDNFWQMGDTGPCGPCSEIFIDQGDHVWGGPPGSPEEDGDRFLEFWNLVFMQFDQSAPGERTPLPRPSIDTGMGLERMACILQGVSSVFDTDLFKALIAATEDVIGVKAEGDQAASFRVIADHLRSSAFLIADGVLPSNEGRGYVLRRIMRRAMRHMQLLGAREPLMYRVLPALVGEMGRAYPELGRAEALISETLKLEEGKFRTTLARGLSLLSDATESLHKGDSLDGETAFKLYDTYGFPLDLTQDALRARGIGVDLTGFNDAMQRQKAEARANWAGSGEKATEGVWFELKEKFGATEFLGYDTESAEGVVQAIVRDGAVVTEAKAGESVQIVVNQTPFYGESGGQMGDTGAMSTDGAKLVVTETQKKGEGLFVHSATVSDGTLKAGDAVVLTVDHNRRSKLRANHSATHLLHEALREVLGTHVAQKGSLVAPERLRFDVSHPKPMSAEELQKVEEMANAIILQNAPVTTRLMSVDDAIAEGAMALFGEKYGEEVRVVSMGTGIEGSKAGKAYSIELCGGTHVGSTGEIGLVRVLGESAVGSGVRRIEAVTGEGARAYLAEQDERVKALASALKVQPAELLPRVEALMEERKKLEKELADARRKLAMGGAQGGGAADVREIGGVKYLGKVVTGVDAKDLKGLVDEAKTGLQSGVVLLIAVSEDGKASAVVGVTADLTARLSAVDLVRVASVALGGKGGGGRPDMAQAGGPDGDKADAAIEAVAAAIAG
- the ttcA gene encoding tRNA 2-thiocytidine(32) synthetase TtcA, which encodes MPAEDAGFLHGIYAQAPQTTAFNKLRKRLLRQVRQAIDDFGMLKDQRRWLIGLSGGKDSYSLLALLMDLQWRGLLPVELVACNLDQGQPNFPKHVLPDYLSGIGVKHRIEYRDTYSVVKEKVPEGATYCSLCSRLRRGNLYRIAREEACEALVLGHHRDDILETFFMNLFHGGRLAGMPAKLLNDEGDLFVLRPLAFCAEEDLAKFAAAMQFPIIPCDLCGSQDGLQRNAMKQMLSTMEAQMPGRKDRMLRALGHVNPSHLLDPKLFDFASLSPSPKD
- a CDS encoding inositol monophosphatase family protein — protein: MPIDVMALADVLRRAAKAEILPRFRRLNLGDVRAKSEATDLVTEADVNAERMIRAELEHLMPEALFIGEESVAADPALLSRLKDADLAVIVDPVDGTFNFASGIPAFGVMASVVYRNETVAGIIYDPMGDDWVMAEKGSGAFLRRPDGDSMRLSVAAAKPLDAMIGMASAGYFFGEQREKILSNLAKVRMFACYRCAAHEYRTLVGGHVDFVMYNKLMPWDHLAGTLIAQEAGGHAARFDGSPYRPTDLEGGLLVATNPESWRELRDQIIA
- a CDS encoding multidrug effflux MFS transporter, which translates into the protein MGKAEFIAMMAMLMALNALAIDIMLPALQEIGAALKVEDVNERQFIVSSYLFGFGFAQLLYGPISDRFGRRMPMIFGLSLYIICALAIVAIPSFGGLLALRFIQGAGAASTRVITVSIVRDVFGGRAMAEVMSLIMMVFMIVPIIAPGTGQLIMLGGDWHLIFLFIAVMAMAILAWMMIRLPETLAPDDVRPLTVSSIIDGFRIVLTNRIALCYTIAATFIFGALFGFINSAQQVYVGIYGLGPWFPVAFAAVAAFMSLASFINARLVGRFGMRRLSHASLLAFILITVLWLFVQLIGPQPMPFLLFISFFGLAMFMFGWIGANFNSLAMEPLGHVAGTASSVLGFMSTVGGAAIGAVIGQAFNGTALPMVAGFCSVSFVGLLFVLIAERGKLFQAHNPRV